One part of the Thermostichus vulcanus str. 'Rupite' genome encodes these proteins:
- a CDS encoding MATE family efflux transporter: MQKTPKSPTGILQEFGSDWLLALRACWCLSAPLAAAEMAQTATTFIDAMMMGWLGEETLAAGALGTTPLAAHQMAIQTAAVAFAVVRGISYGATVQVGQQWGAANRPGTRAAGWAALALGSVFMLGVAAVFQWVDGGQVIAAGALRGLKDTRIPFLIGVLAYWGVGLPTGYWLGFGVGMGGFGLWWGLAIGLTVAAVILTVRFARLTR; this comes from the coding sequence GTGCAGAAGACGCCTAAATCTCCCACAGGGATCCTTCAGGAGTTCGGCTCCGATTGGTTGCTGGCCTTAAGGGCCTGTTGGTGCTTATCGGCCCCCTTGGCAGCGGCTGAAATGGCCCAAACCGCCACCACGTTTATCGATGCCATGATGATGGGTTGGCTGGGGGAAGAGACCTTGGCGGCTGGGGCTTTGGGAACAACCCCTTTGGCGGCTCATCAAATGGCGATTCAAACGGCAGCGGTGGCCTTTGCGGTGGTTAGGGGCATTTCCTATGGGGCTACGGTGCAGGTGGGGCAGCAGTGGGGAGCGGCCAACCGACCTGGAACTCGCGCGGCAGGATGGGCGGCATTGGCCCTCGGTTCGGTATTCATGCTGGGGGTAGCGGCGGTTTTTCAATGGGTGGATGGGGGGCAGGTGATCGCGGCGGGAGCGTTGCGGGGGTTAAAAGATACGCGGATCCCGTTTTTGATCGGGGTTTTGGCCTACTGGGGGGTGGGTTTGCCGACTGGCTACTGGCTGGGTTTTGGCGTAGGGATGGGCGGATTTGGCCTCTGGTGGGGGCTGGCGATAGGGCTGACGGTGGCTGCTGTTATCCTGACCGTGAGATTTGCCCGGTTAACCCGTTGA
- a CDS encoding ArsR/SmtB family transcription factor translates to MVSFLVNRADHPLTSEQLQGGFHALSDPIRLQVLQLLQGRELCVCDLCEILEVSQSKLSFHLKTLRDAELVNARQQGRWIYYSLNSPRFQLLQHFLDQLGQADPPEAATPCAEDA, encoded by the coding sequence ATGGTTTCTTTTCTGGTTAACCGCGCGGATCACCCTCTGACCTCTGAACAGCTGCAAGGAGGGTTTCACGCCCTCTCGGATCCGATTCGCCTGCAGGTGCTGCAACTGTTGCAGGGTCGGGAATTGTGTGTTTGTGATCTGTGTGAAATTTTGGAAGTCAGCCAGTCGAAGCTGTCCTTTCACCTGAAAACCTTGCGAGATGCGGAACTGGTCAATGCTCGTCAGCAAGGACGTTGGATTTACTACAGTCTTAATTCGCCTCGCTTTCAGCTCCTCCAGCACTTTTTGGATCAACTAGGGCAAGCGGACCCTCCCGAAGCTGCGACCCCCTGTGCAGAAGACGCCTAA
- a CDS encoding GAF domain-containing protein, with product MISPSEAMALLEQAIDPCILVFDPSDALVRIREQFVQSSHDYAFLLFSSGEWGFLQESQLYRQWLQTHCSPAITAADLAWERVLPVQLEAYRNPEDLLIWMSQQGIPSCPVVDANGQVLGAIRREQLQQVCWQVAQQQAQTFQQLLDNSPDVIERFDLNLRHLYVSGELYRLSGIPAEQMMGKTCREVGLSEAMVTIWEAAAEAVIATGRGRTIEFETETLKGIRTFEMTISPEWNGAGALESLLCISRDISERKQVEGALKHSETRFQNLVSNIPGAVFQYVLHPDGTDQVTYMSPGCFQLWELEAQAVQEDARPLWQMVLEEDRPAMVESVVRSAQTLEPWHWAWRIRTPSGQLKWLEAAGQPQQLENGDVLWDTMILDVTARKQAEQALQEQFAQSQLLHQITQAIRDSLEIQDIFRTTTTGIGQLIPVDQVSINQYLPAEGIWRRQAAYSPLTEVIEEEDLVIPDRNNPIANLLKQGQVIRIDNTATVSDPVNVKISERYPGAWLIVPIRIGSETWGGLSLFFLNQTYPWTDQQVQLLGQIANQLGIAIQQSNLVQQLRETNDELRYQVQVRNQELQRLVNHEQLLRWLSDEIRSSLNEEDVLQATVSELAQVFHLSCCNINFFDPPQLHNFGVDLPESLSYQVAYEDTVYDENLQGSLLEVNLDSLSQLLQGKTMYFCRLCEPWPRTVNVVCSIENELQILGFLRLMRSQDQEFTSAEIRLAKQVASQCAIGIRQARLHAELQQQVQKLTELNQMKEDFLNLVSHELRTPLTSMRMAMKMMELKGIPDTHTQYFSILNNEWAKELELVNNLLDLQRLESGSQNIELANVRLQYWIPVLLEGFLLRAQERQLNLFCQIPSDLPPLTTDKCLLDRILSELINNAIKYTPPHEQMALLTFWCR from the coding sequence ATGATCTCGCCATCTGAGGCAATGGCACTGCTGGAGCAAGCCATTGATCCTTGTATTCTTGTGTTTGATCCTTCTGATGCTTTGGTGCGGATTCGCGAACAGTTTGTGCAATCCTCCCACGACTACGCCTTCCTACTATTCTCTTCCGGTGAATGGGGATTTTTGCAGGAGAGTCAACTGTATCGGCAATGGCTCCAGACCCACTGTTCACCGGCTATCACTGCTGCGGATCTGGCTTGGGAGCGGGTTCTGCCTGTCCAACTAGAGGCCTACCGCAACCCTGAAGACCTGCTGATCTGGATGAGCCAACAGGGGATCCCTTCTTGCCCGGTTGTGGATGCCAACGGCCAGGTGTTGGGGGCCATCCGCCGGGAACAGCTGCAGCAGGTGTGTTGGCAAGTGGCCCAGCAACAGGCCCAAACCTTTCAGCAACTGTTGGATAACTCCCCCGATGTGATCGAGCGTTTTGATCTCAACCTGCGCCATCTTTATGTCAGTGGTGAACTGTACCGACTGAGCGGGATCCCTGCCGAACAAATGATGGGCAAAACCTGCCGCGAGGTGGGACTGTCGGAAGCGATGGTGACAATTTGGGAGGCGGCAGCCGAAGCGGTGATTGCCACCGGGCGGGGGAGAACAATTGAGTTTGAAACAGAGACCCTAAAAGGGATCCGCACCTTTGAGATGACCATTTCCCCAGAATGGAATGGGGCAGGGGCATTGGAGTCGCTGTTGTGTATTTCGCGGGATATCAGCGAGCGCAAACAGGTCGAAGGGGCCCTTAAACACAGTGAAACGCGGTTTCAAAACTTGGTGTCTAATATCCCTGGAGCTGTCTTTCAATATGTGCTGCATCCAGATGGAACCGATCAAGTCACCTACATGAGTCCCGGTTGTTTTCAGTTGTGGGAATTAGAGGCCCAAGCGGTACAGGAAGATGCCCGTCCACTGTGGCAAATGGTGTTGGAAGAAGATCGCCCTGCCATGGTCGAATCGGTGGTGAGATCTGCTCAAACTTTAGAACCTTGGCACTGGGCCTGGCGAATTCGCACCCCCTCTGGACAACTCAAATGGCTGGAAGCCGCAGGACAACCGCAGCAACTTGAAAATGGCGATGTCTTGTGGGACACGATGATTTTGGATGTCACCGCCCGCAAACAAGCAGAACAGGCCCTTCAAGAACAATTTGCCCAATCGCAACTGCTCCATCAAATCACCCAAGCGATCCGTGACTCTCTTGAAATCCAGGATATTTTCCGCACCACCACGACCGGAATTGGCCAGCTCATTCCCGTGGATCAAGTTTCCATTAACCAATATCTGCCCGCCGAAGGCATTTGGCGTCGGCAAGCGGCCTATTCTCCCTTGACAGAAGTCATTGAAGAGGAAGACCTGGTAATCCCTGATCGGAACAATCCCATTGCTAATTTATTGAAACAGGGACAGGTCATCCGCATTGACAACACTGCAACCGTGTCTGATCCAGTCAATGTCAAGATCTCGGAACGCTATCCCGGCGCTTGGTTGATTGTCCCCATTCGTATCGGCTCGGAAACCTGGGGAGGACTTTCCCTCTTTTTCCTGAATCAGACCTATCCTTGGACAGATCAGCAGGTTCAACTTCTGGGTCAGATAGCCAATCAACTGGGCATTGCTATTCAACAATCTAATTTGGTGCAGCAACTGCGAGAAACCAATGATGAACTGCGATACCAAGTGCAGGTGCGCAATCAAGAACTCCAAAGACTGGTGAATCACGAACAACTGCTGCGGTGGTTGAGTGATGAGATTCGCTCTAGTCTCAACGAAGAAGATGTTTTGCAAGCAACCGTTTCTGAGCTAGCGCAAGTTTTTCACCTCTCTTGCTGTAACATTAACTTCTTTGACCCTCCTCAACTGCATAACTTTGGTGTTGATTTGCCAGAATCTTTGTCGTATCAGGTTGCTTACGAAGATACGGTTTATGATGAGAATTTACAGGGATCCCTGCTAGAGGTGAATCTCGATTCTCTCTCACAACTGCTACAAGGGAAGACGATGTATTTTTGTCGCCTCTGCGAACCTTGGCCGCGGACGGTTAATGTGGTGTGTTCCATCGAAAATGAGCTACAGATACTGGGCTTTTTACGACTGATGCGTTCACAGGATCAGGAGTTTACCTCTGCCGAGATCCGCTTAGCCAAACAGGTGGCCAGCCAGTGTGCCATCGGGATCCGTCAAGCCCGCCTCCATGCTGAACTACAGCAACAGGTACAAAAACTCACTGAACTGAATCAGATGAAAGAGGATTTTCTCAATCTGGTTTCCCATGAGTTGCGCACCCCCCTTACTTCTATGCGCATGGCGATGAAAATGATGGAACTCAAAGGGATCCCGGATACACATACTCAATACTTCAGCATCTTAAACAATGAATGGGCCAAAGAATTGGAGCTGGTAAATAATCTCCTTGATTTGCAACGGCTGGAATCCGGTAGCCAAAACATTGAACTGGCTAACGTTCGCCTGCAATATTGGATCCCGGTTTTGTTGGAGGGGTTTCTGTTGCGTGCTCAAGAGCGCCAATTGAATCTGTTCTGCCAGATTCCGTCAGACTTGCCCCCCCTTACCACAGATAAATGCCTACTTGACCGAATTTTGAGTGAATTAATCAACAACGCCATCAAGTACACTCCCCCCCATGAACAGATGGCTCTCCTGACATTTTGGTGTCGATAG
- a CDS encoding EAL domain-containing protein yields MPLLRTALLRRWLSVAPDTPVLEAIRCTAQRDPAIPAVVWVERGKHLLGYLSALDLLQALHSGIPPHTCVQDLTWREPQGIPWPKRAVEQELRFLLDAARLLTQQQTEALPVLDAKGHLKGILTPHSLLQALNPTKLLQLNSVEPWIQPLQLQAPADLSLGAVLSLLVHHRVTSLLLWDPQRQTPVGWIQAEQVLQIAQETPNWQSLPAQTHCLPYGTPLDASEHLGSVYECLRQEPSQKLLVVNRRAQVMGWVGPQELLHILLPEQLFLSHLSQHEGEATEELPADFLRQPGDKPLPTNLNPESVALDQFKRRWAEEALRKSESLRHAILSHIPAVIWLVDRELRYTYFSGANLHQFGIDPQAALGRTLAEVYGESEEGWHSRHHRLALQGIPCAYEAKVAGITYECRVDLLPNQEGVIGIAIDISERKEAEARLEHLAHYDPLTQLPNRSLFQRRLQEFLQQPHPLAVLFLDLDDFKTINDSLGHSAGDRVLQLIAKRLQEQVPAGDLMARMGGDEFTFILTHLDNPKRALNLAQSLLDTFDQPILLDNHELYVSGSIGISFYPQDATDLDSLVQYADAAMYRAKAQSRNSYQVHHSDPQPEALGRLTLESRLRRAIEQDQLQVLYQPQWDINGQKIVGAEALVRWDPSSPESFSPEQFIPLAEETGLILPLGEWVLRRACAEAQRWRTQGWPEITVAVNLSMRQFQQQDMVTRLKSILAETQLPAAALEVEITETTAAKDFEQTLEILRRLYHLGVKLAIDDFGTGYSSISYLKRFPLHKLKIDRSFIRDLNTTMVPLSRYEKSDIAVVAAIIDLGHSLDLRVAAEGVETLSQLDILQNLKCDEVQGFLLGRPVTATDFLQQLREHA; encoded by the coding sequence GGGGATCCCTTGGCCAAAGCGAGCCGTCGAACAGGAGCTGCGTTTTTTACTGGATGCCGCTCGCCTCTTGACGCAACAGCAAACGGAAGCCTTACCCGTTTTGGATGCCAAAGGACACCTGAAAGGAATCCTCACCCCCCATAGCCTATTGCAAGCCCTCAATCCAACCAAACTCCTACAGCTCAATTCAGTGGAACCCTGGATCCAGCCTTTGCAGCTACAGGCACCTGCAGATCTGTCTCTGGGAGCAGTGTTGTCGTTGCTAGTCCACCATCGGGTCACATCGTTGTTGCTATGGGATCCCCAGCGCCAAACACCCGTCGGTTGGATCCAGGCCGAGCAAGTGTTGCAGATTGCTCAAGAAACTCCCAATTGGCAATCCTTACCCGCCCAAACCCACTGTCTCCCCTATGGAACACCTCTGGATGCTTCTGAACATTTGGGGTCGGTCTACGAATGCTTGCGGCAGGAGCCGAGTCAGAAACTGTTGGTGGTGAATCGCCGGGCGCAAGTTATGGGATGGGTAGGCCCACAGGAGTTGTTGCACATTCTGTTGCCCGAGCAATTGTTTCTCAGTCATCTCAGTCAACATGAGGGCGAAGCAACCGAGGAATTACCGGCAGATTTTCTACGTCAGCCTGGGGATAAACCCTTACCCACGAACCTCAATCCAGAGTCTGTTGCTTTGGATCAGTTCAAACGCCGTTGGGCAGAAGAGGCCCTGCGCAAAAGTGAAAGCCTACGCCATGCCATTTTGTCCCACATACCTGCTGTCATTTGGTTGGTGGATCGAGAGCTGCGTTACACCTATTTTTCCGGGGCCAACTTACATCAGTTTGGCATCGATCCACAGGCGGCTCTGGGCAGAACCCTAGCGGAAGTGTACGGGGAATCCGAGGAGGGCTGGCACAGTCGGCATCATCGCCTGGCCCTACAAGGGATCCCTTGTGCCTATGAAGCCAAAGTAGCCGGGATCACTTATGAGTGCCGGGTGGATCTCCTGCCCAATCAGGAAGGGGTGATTGGCATTGCCATCGATATCAGCGAGCGCAAAGAAGCAGAAGCCCGACTGGAGCATTTGGCCCACTACGACCCCCTAACCCAACTGCCCAACCGCAGCCTATTTCAGCGCCGCTTGCAAGAGTTCCTCCAGCAGCCCCATCCCTTGGCAGTGTTGTTTTTGGATTTAGACGATTTCAAAACCATCAACGATAGCCTGGGCCACAGTGCCGGGGATCGGGTGCTCCAGCTCATTGCCAAACGGTTGCAAGAACAGGTTCCAGCCGGAGATTTGATGGCGCGTATGGGGGGAGATGAGTTTACCTTTATCCTCACCCACCTGGACAATCCCAAGCGGGCCCTCAACTTGGCCCAGTCTCTGTTGGATACCTTTGATCAGCCGATTTTGCTTGACAACCATGAGCTGTACGTCAGCGGCAGCATTGGCATCAGTTTTTACCCACAGGATGCCACCGACCTAGATAGCCTGGTGCAGTATGCCGATGCCGCTATGTATCGAGCCAAAGCCCAGTCCCGCAACAGTTATCAGGTTCATCACTCCGACCCTCAGCCAGAAGCCCTAGGTCGCCTCACCCTAGAAAGCCGTCTGCGCCGTGCCATTGAGCAAGATCAGCTGCAGGTGCTCTACCAGCCCCAATGGGATATCAACGGGCAAAAAATTGTCGGGGCAGAAGCTCTGGTGCGCTGGGATCCCTCCAGCCCAGAGTCTTTCTCACCCGAGCAGTTTATCCCCCTAGCGGAAGAAACCGGGTTGATCTTGCCCCTAGGGGAATGGGTATTGCGGCGGGCCTGCGCCGAAGCTCAACGTTGGCGTACCCAAGGCTGGCCGGAGATTACAGTGGCGGTTAATCTATCGATGCGACAGTTCCAACAGCAGGATATGGTGACACGGCTGAAAAGTATCTTGGCAGAAACCCAACTGCCCGCTGCTGCTTTGGAAGTGGAAATCACCGAGACCACCGCTGCCAAAGATTTTGAACAAACTCTCGAGATTCTACGCCGGCTTTACCATCTGGGGGTGAAGTTGGCCATCGACGATTTTGGTACCGGCTATTCATCCATCAGCTACCTGAAGCGATTCCCCTTGCACAAGCTCAAGATCGATCGCTCCTTCATCCGCGATTTGAACACGACGATGGTGCCCCTGAGCCGCTACGAAAAGAGCGATATTGCTGTGGTAGCTGCCATTATCGATCTGGGCCATAGCTTGGATTTGCGGGTGGCCGCCGAAGGGGTAGAGACCCTCTCACAATTGGATATTTTGCAAAACCTGAAGTGCGATGAGGTGCAAGGTTTTTTGTTGGGGCGTCCCGTCACGGCAACAGATTTTTTGCAGCAATTGCGTGAACATGCATAA